The Paenibacillus sp. YPG26 genome includes a window with the following:
- a CDS encoding glycosyltransferase has product MKILFAFYVPSGGVETLNRLRCETLRQYGVEGHLLYTSPGSGLQNISNTPTYVTNYDEDISQILEAQKFDAIVVTSDYLMTQRLRRLHFPGPIIFEAQGFGTMEQAHRLVQDASSYLQSYCQAVLLPPTSHLIELFNQVCPWLRQFIMLNMVDTSVFHPHEVGAPPRPILGWVGRLEKNKNWTEYLTIGHRLSQLIPDLELHMLTDETLAAPEEQHRFKKWVANWNLTHRLQTVSNVPHSQMPIQYSRVAASGGFLLSTSMVEGFGYAVAEAIACGCPVVSTDSDGVRLFIKHNQTGKFYSLGNIDQAVNEGLDVMRNLPLRQYIREQGIRLITESFAPAKYAEAFIHMMNSLDVS; this is encoded by the coding sequence ATGAAAATCTTGTTCGCGTTCTACGTACCGAGCGGGGGAGTTGAGACCTTGAACAGACTCCGGTGCGAAACCCTGCGTCAATATGGAGTTGAAGGACATCTGCTCTATACCAGCCCCGGTTCGGGGCTTCAAAATATTTCAAATACTCCAACCTACGTCACCAATTATGATGAAGACATCTCGCAGATCCTGGAGGCCCAGAAGTTCGATGCCATTGTGGTCACTTCTGACTACTTGATGACCCAGCGGCTTCGGCGGCTTCATTTCCCCGGACCCATTATATTTGAAGCGCAAGGATTCGGAACCATGGAGCAGGCCCACCGGTTAGTCCAGGATGCCTCTTCCTACCTGCAGTCTTACTGCCAGGCTGTGCTCCTCCCTCCTACCTCCCACCTCATTGAACTGTTCAATCAGGTATGCCCTTGGCTGCGTCAGTTCATTATGCTGAACATGGTGGACACCTCGGTATTTCATCCCCACGAAGTCGGGGCACCTCCCCGTCCTATCCTGGGATGGGTAGGAAGGCTGGAGAAGAACAAGAATTGGACCGAGTATTTGACTATCGGCCACCGTCTCTCGCAGCTCATACCTGATCTTGAGCTGCACATGCTCACAGACGAGACGCTGGCTGCACCCGAAGAGCAGCACCGATTCAAGAAATGGGTGGCTAACTGGAATTTGACCCACCGCTTGCAAACCGTGTCTAATGTACCGCACAGCCAAATGCCCATCCAGTATTCGAGGGTCGCCGCTTCAGGAGGGTTCCTCCTATCCACCTCCATGGTGGAGGGATTCGGTTATGCCGTGGCTGAAGCGATTGCCTGCGGCTGCCCGGTGGTAAGTACGGATTCCGATGGAGTAAGGTTATTTATTAAGCATAATCAGACCGGTAAATTCTACAGTCTCGGAAATATCGATCAGGCTGTCAATGAAGGACTGGATGTAATGCGCAATCTTCCGTTAAGGCAGTATATACGCGAACAGGGCATCCGGCTTATCACCGAATCTTTTGCCCCCGCTAAATATGCGGAAGCGTTCATCCATATGATGAACTCCCTTGATGTGAGTTAG
- a CDS encoding YhcN/YlaJ family sporulation lipoprotein has translation MMMGDEFMRGGKVVSLTLSAALVAGLVGLTGCGRNGNNNDFRTQNAKTGNRYDLNSVQNNRITGLKYSPLLSKKVSQLGQIRSAQVLVTDRDAYVAVTLHGPHGTSGAGYNAKSVAPRAGNRNGSDGLRHSIGRSGVAGSLLDAARGGTYGSAGTGGTRTYGTYGADGRGAGTSLGTDYYGGMNGGISGNSYYSYGGGNGPRSSAGTGFGYAPGIGGGGTHTTGMNGNIMNSRGMGTTTGNGTMNTNHPGQTTGNQGTTGTYGTYGTQGSFGTNGTGPLDQIPQSLKIEIEGKIKASAPHIQNVHISGHPEFVSRVSGYATQSPGGGLLRGVENDFSTLIQRIFPSRTGTMTGPSGYTPTQRNTNGIGNGPQPGNGFSGGTTR, from the coding sequence ATGATGATGGGGGATGAATTCATGCGTGGAGGTAAGGTTGTTAGCTTGACGTTATCGGCTGCCCTGGTTGCTGGTCTGGTCGGTCTTACAGGATGCGGCAGGAATGGGAATAACAATGATTTTCGTACCCAGAATGCAAAGACAGGGAATCGGTATGATCTGAACTCTGTGCAGAATAACCGGATTACGGGTCTCAAGTACAGCCCGCTATTGAGCAAAAAAGTATCCCAGCTCGGCCAGATCAGATCCGCCCAAGTGCTTGTAACGGACCGTGACGCCTATGTAGCCGTGACCCTTCACGGGCCTCATGGTACCTCAGGCGCAGGCTATAATGCGAAGAGTGTCGCACCACGTGCTGGCAACCGCAATGGATCAGATGGGCTTCGCCACAGCATTGGAAGATCCGGTGTTGCCGGAAGTCTTCTTGATGCAGCCAGAGGGGGAACCTACGGCTCAGCCGGAACAGGCGGTACCCGTACTTATGGAACCTACGGTGCTGACGGCAGAGGAGCCGGAACCAGCCTGGGCACGGACTATTATGGCGGCATGAACGGAGGCATCTCGGGGAACTCGTACTACTCTTACGGGGGAGGGAACGGTCCGAGATCCTCAGCGGGCACAGGCTTCGGCTATGCTCCTGGAATTGGGGGCGGAGGTACCCATACAACCGGAATGAACGGGAACATCATGAACAGCAGAGGTATGGGTACAACTACCGGGAACGGAACGATGAATACGAATCATCCCGGGCAGACTACAGGAAATCAGGGAACCACAGGAACCTACGGGACTTATGGGACGCAAGGCAGCTTTGGCACGAACGGTACCGGCCCGCTGGATCAGATTCCTCAATCGTTAAAGATTGAGATTGAAGGCAAAATCAAGGCCAGCGCGCCGCATATCCAGAATGTGCATATCTCTGGACATCCTGAGTTTGTGTCCCGCGTCAGCGGTTATGCAACCCAGTCTCCGGGAGGAGGGCTGCTTCGCGGCGTAGAGAATGATTTCAGCACGTTGATCCAGCGTATATTCCCTTCACGTACAGGCACCATGACCGGTCCGAGTGGATATACACCGACTCAGCGGAACACAAATGGCATCGGGAATGGTCCTCAGCCGGGAAATGGCTTCTCAGGCGGGACTACACGCTAA
- the nagB gene encoding glucosamine-6-phosphate deaminase: MLNIVKVSSDEQFNEVGAGLVAGLLQSNPRAILGLATGSTPVGVYSQLIELFQKGLISFAQTRSFNLDEYIGLAPDHPESYRRFMNEKLFNHIDIDMRNTHVPDGTAADPEQAALEYTRMLDEAGQIDLQLLGIGHNGHIGFNEPADELQAHTHVVELKKDTRAANARFFNSVDEVPTHAMTMGIGSILKSRQILLMAKGASKADILKRALTGPLTTQCPASLLQTHPNVVILVDQAAGGRLS; this comes from the coding sequence ATGCTGAACATCGTTAAGGTATCCAGTGACGAACAATTCAATGAGGTGGGAGCAGGTCTGGTTGCCGGGCTTCTGCAGTCCAATCCCCGCGCGATTCTGGGTCTTGCAACAGGCAGCACCCCGGTAGGCGTATACAGTCAACTGATTGAGCTGTTCCAGAAAGGGCTGATCAGCTTCGCGCAGACCCGAAGCTTTAATCTGGATGAATATATCGGCCTGGCACCGGATCACCCTGAAAGTTACCGGCGCTTCATGAATGAGAAGCTCTTCAACCATATCGATATAGATATGAGAAATACGCATGTTCCTGATGGTACCGCAGCTGATCCGGAACAGGCGGCTCTTGAATACACCAGGATGCTGGATGAGGCCGGGCAGATTGATCTGCAGCTTCTCGGAATTGGACATAATGGCCATATCGGGTTCAACGAGCCTGCCGATGAGCTCCAGGCACATACACATGTGGTTGAACTGAAGAAGGACACCCGCGCGGCGAATGCCCGTTTCTTCAATTCTGTTGACGAGGTTCCCACCCATGCGATGACCATGGGCATTGGTTCCATACTGAAATCCCGGCAAATTCTGCTTATGGCCAAAGGGGCAAGCAAGGCCGATATCCTGAAGCGTGCCCTTACAGGACCGTTAACGACCCAGTGTCCGGCCTCCCTGCTTCAGACTCATCCGAATGTTGTTATCCTGGTTGATCAGGCTGCCGGGGGACGGTTATCATGA
- the nagA gene encoding N-acetylglucosamine-6-phosphate deacetylase has protein sequence MSNPNSRSFRILHGQVVTPHGIVKDGAVTVIDGIIHDVGSSSEFAPEGADPPVEVIDAKGAYVLPGFIDIHVHGGLKEDFTNSTQESLDIITKFHAAQGTTAMLATTMTTPKEVLDQVLEEVHAYRSQEMPYAQLEGVHLEGPFISPKWPGAQNPEHIVPPNKDWIEAWEAKYPGLIRQVTLAPEREGAHDLIRYLRSKGIVAAAGHTDATYEEVMAAVDAGLHHSVHMFNAMTPLHHRKPGAAGAILSSPQISTEIIADGIHVHPAAISIIARLKTAENFILITDAMSAAGLGDGEYMLGDLPVIVEDHVCTLKESPGTLAGSTLTMIRGFRYLVEQVGLGVEYASRMASGNPARLLGIENRTGSIETGKQADLLLVDQHKLELMKVWIKGRQNK, from the coding sequence ATGAGCAATCCGAACAGCCGTAGCTTCCGGATTCTGCACGGTCAAGTCGTCACTCCGCACGGGATAGTCAAGGATGGAGCCGTCACGGTTATTGACGGAATCATCCATGATGTCGGTTCCTCATCTGAATTCGCTCCAGAAGGAGCTGATCCGCCGGTTGAGGTTATCGATGCCAAGGGTGCCTATGTTCTGCCAGGCTTCATCGATATCCATGTCCATGGAGGATTGAAAGAGGATTTCACCAACTCCACTCAGGAATCGCTGGATATAATTACGAAGTTCCATGCGGCCCAGGGCACCACAGCCATGCTGGCTACAACGATGACCACACCCAAGGAGGTTCTGGATCAGGTGTTGGAGGAAGTCCATGCCTACAGATCCCAAGAGATGCCCTATGCACAGCTCGAAGGCGTTCATCTGGAAGGGCCCTTCATCAGCCCGAAATGGCCTGGAGCGCAGAACCCCGAGCATATCGTGCCTCCGAATAAAGATTGGATAGAAGCTTGGGAAGCCAAGTATCCCGGCCTGATCAGACAAGTTACACTGGCCCCTGAGCGCGAAGGGGCACATGATCTGATCCGTTATCTCCGAAGCAAGGGAATCGTGGCTGCGGCGGGCCATACCGATGCAACCTATGAGGAGGTCATGGCTGCCGTGGACGCTGGCCTGCATCACTCCGTGCACATGTTCAACGCGATGACTCCGCTCCATCACCGGAAGCCTGGAGCGGCAGGCGCCATTCTTAGCTCTCCGCAGATCAGTACTGAGATTATAGCCGACGGCATTCATGTTCATCCCGCGGCCATCTCTATTATTGCCCGGCTGAAGACCGCGGAGAACTTCATTCTCATCACGGACGCGATGTCTGCGGCGGGTCTTGGCGATGGAGAGTACATGCTTGGCGACCTTCCGGTTATTGTAGAGGATCATGTATGTACGCTTAAGGAAAGCCCGGGAACGCTTGCAGGAAGTACCTTGACCATGATTCGCGGCTTCCGTTATCTGGTTGAGCAGGTGGGGCTCGGTGTGGAGTATGCTTCCCGCATGGCCAGCGGCAATCCTGCCAGGCTACTTGGGATCGAGAACCGTACCGGTTCTATCGAGACCGGGAAGCAGGCCGATCTTCTGCTTGTAGATCAGCATAAGCTGGAATTAATGAAAGTCTGGATCAAAGGACGGCAAAATAAGTAA